The Rhododendron vialii isolate Sample 1 chromosome 3a, ASM3025357v1 nucleotide sequence AAACCTTGCTCCTTTTGGTCATCTTGTACAGATCGCACAACTGTGCCAACGATTCGCTTTAGGAAAGACCTAGCTTTTAACTTCTGCAACATAAAACTGTCAGTCAGGCACAACCGCAGAATAAGATTCAAATTGGCCATCTTGTTGTAGAGCTTTGCCGTAATGGACTTTAAACAAACATTAGCTATGCAAGTATAAAGGTTCGGGTTACTAACAGATGTTGGCATACAAACACTCTaaagcaaaagaacaaaatcttgaaatttgCGAATATGAGTGGCCTTAGAGCATGTTTTATTTCACCAACTAGACTAGTAATTAGATTTATCAAACATATAAGCATATGCATCACTAGATTGCATTTACTCCACTAGGAAACAGAAATTATAAACGTTTTCATCGAGCTATTCCCAATTTATACCAATATGTATCATATACCCATACAATAGACCCATTGACAGAAAAAACTAGTTCCAGCATATCACGAGCATCAACTGTAGCTTTTCCATACCAGGTTACTTATTGTTCCGACTTCAGAGGAGTCAGTTgcaaatttttcataaatacTTGGTTGCAAAACCAATATGTATATTGCATAAAACAATAGATGGGATTTCTATTTTCTAATAGTATTATAAGCATTAGTTGCTTGTTATGATTAGGTACCGAGAAAACTGACTCGTTTAGAGCAAAGTGAGAGGAGGTGTCACATTATTCAACTATGTGGTTATGGACAAAGTACAAGGAAAGTGGCCGTTAACAGTAGACTCACACAAAACATTACTTGCAACAAATAAAGGAGAAGCCATTAGTTAGATGCCTTTTTTTATTACCAAAACAATGTATAAGGTGAGATGCTCATTGATAGGCTACTCAAAGATACATTTCTTCAGTGACAAACTGATAATAATCAGAACCTTGAATCAATTCACTGGTTGGACCAACGAAAACCATTATATCACGCCATGGGGCACCAAATGGAATATCTATGGAGAAATAATAGGCCATTGATAGTTCCCAATTTTTAACACTCCAAATATATTTAAATAAGGAAATgcattttattctaaaagaaAGACCAACTATCATGCAAATCCTTGAGATAATAAAATCTCAGTTTCATGTCCATTTAAAAGCACTACAAAATAAACGACGACAAAAACCAAATGCCAACAATGCAGGCAAATTAAAAAGTAGAAACCAAGCAATGAATGCAATTTCAATATCAGAATTTCACCAATAAACGACAGAACATGGACCAACAACAATGAAGTTTGAACATGTATCACATAGAACATTTGAACCAAACAAACTACTTTCACAAAATGATTTGACATAATGAGATAAGTTAACCTCTTCTGATCCTTGGATTCGCTCCATCTCCATTTGAGAAagaatgattttctttttcttggcaACACATGTTTCAATTGACTGCATCAGTTGTCTTTCCAGGGCCTTAATCTCTGTTTCTTCAATTTCTCTTCGATATTGAgataagaaaatataaaaaataaattagggTCAGGAAATATCAAAATGCACACAATACTAGGCATCAACTCAGGAAAGGTGTGACAAGTTATCCAATCACAAGCTAAACCAAATGGTCACTAAACTGAAACAATGATCTCGAGGCATTTTGTAGAATAGATAGCTACGTTTCTTTACTGTGAAGTAAATAGTCACGTGACTCACAAGTCATATCAGCAAACTGACCCTAATAGAAAAATTCTTAAGTTTATACACTATATTAATATTGTCAAAATTGTAATGACTCAACTAGTCAAATGTAACAGCCCAATTTCGATGATGTTGAAATTTTTAGCAAGATTTGCTTATTCACGTCTTAGAGAGGTTCAAACACTTTATGAATTCTTCTAAGACAATGCTTATTTATCATATGAATTCTTCTAAGACGTCTTAAAGAGGTCATATGACTCAACTGACAGATATGCatgctttttccttttctactATTCAAACACAATGCTTCTTTTAAGCGATAATATCATCCTTTTCTACTATCGCTTTTGAATAGAATAAAGGGAAAAAGCATGCATACCTGTCAGTTGAGTCATATGACCTCTCTAAGGTGTCTTAGAAGAATTCATATGTAAATAAGCATCGTCTTAGAAGAATTCATATGATATCTAATGCGAGTGCGGTCTCTTTACTCTTCCAGATTTTCATGCAAGTCTTTTGTTAACAGACTTATTGGTGATCCAAATgtatctcctttttctttctcataaGTGATCTACAACGAGGTGGTGCCTCTTGAAGTTAACATTTCCATGTGGACTTTGGCACAAAAGAGGCACATGACCAATGacaatttcagaaaataaaagaCCTAATTTCAATCTTTGTCCTCGGCGGTGTATCATGTGTAGGATAAATGAGGAGTCATTGGATCATCTATTCTTGTTCACCATTCCAATGTTGGCTTGATAAATGATTGTGCAATTTGAAACACCAAAAGATTAGAAGGGTGCAAATGTTTTTACAATGCAAATTGTAACATGTGTACTCTTTCTTTAAAATATCGCATTTCCCAGATAGACAactgttagatgatggatctatttgtatctagtgtaattatatgtcttatcatgtaattagtttaagtatctaggaccgtagtgcaattattatacagcttgtatatatattttctacgttgaatgaaattaactctaatgggttttctccctattatgattaccctaaaattgaacatggtatcagagctagaatttcggaggcttttcccctttgtctgtgccatagttgcactttctttcattgtggtccgtgtgttccggatcctttgtttacctctccacgtgcgagtcaggggtcgcacgtgcggggagtgttgggatttgtcccacattggttaattatctcctccaatactagtatataagcctgggcggcctctccactctttgccaattggtttggagttggatgctttaacatggtatcaaagcgataGAACCTGGCGATCTACGACGTTCTTCTCGTCGCTGCGTGAACAGTACTTTCGGGTGAACAGTGATCGTGAACAGTGCCGCGTGAACAGTGCGTGAATAGTGATCGTGAACAGTTATCGCGAACAGTGCGCGTGAACAGTGATCGTGAACAGTGATTGCGTGAACAATGATCGCGTGAACAGTGCTTTGTGAATAGTTCTTCTATCAGTCGGGGTTTGCCGTCACCGTCGATCAGATCTGTTCTCGCCgatcaaatctattttttttctttttcaacactgTTTCAGTCAGATCCGAAggtattcagttgattttttttttggaggttctagggtttttggaacctttatttattattttttggagttctaaagttgctgggaacattgtttattgtttatttggcattattgttctgctttcaagatgtcagaagagaaaaaacaggcttccgctagtggcaaggatgagttgagtcgtgtagggactctggataactctccactagatatttgtcccatcaaactggatggcacaaattatttactttggtctcgtacttttacattagccattgaagctaaagggatgtctgagttcattgaaggccctgttactgagcctactactgatgttgaactcaagacgtttaagtctcgtcgatctttagccatgacttggttgtttaattctatgaaggctgatattcgtagtcctttcttgcttcttaacactccatatcagatttggactattgccacacagacttattctcagcagggcaatgatgctcagtgttttgagttgcgaaagcgacttcgtactatggatcaacacaatcgatctgTTGCTGTTTACTTTGCTGATCTTAGTGGGGCctggcaagaatttgattattatcaggggtttcaAGCAGTCTGTTCCGTTGATGCTGgtgcttggttaaaaagaatagagaaagagcgtgtgtatgactttcttgctggtcttgatgtggagtatgatccaattagagtgcaggtgttgggtcgtgttccgtttccatctttgggcgaggcctatgccattgttcaacaggaggagagcagaaggggtgctatgttacaagctcctacttctgatcgttctgcattGGTTGCTATTCCGCAGGGACAGTTTGGGTCTGGCAGTGGAAAGTCTCAGTCTGGTACTACCAGTGGGATCATAGACCGTatgtcactccagtgtgattattgccacaacactggacATACCAAGGATTTCTGTTGAAAGTTACATGGCCGTCCTTCTCGTGGGCGAGGCAGTGGACGtggaggtcgaggtcgtggtcccgggcgttctcaggctcaggcacatgtttcagagtttgctaccttgtctgattctgggttcaatacaggagttcagtcaccttctgattctgttggcggtttctctcagagggagatgcaagctctcaggcgtcttatggctcaggctgattcttcctctactatagctcctacttccacagcagctcctactgcatcctattttgctcattcaggtattccagctagtgcatttactgcctcctctggtattccttggattatcgattctggtgcttcagatcatatgacaggttgttcctctgtttttGATTCTTATTccacttgttctggtaaggataaggttcgaattgccgatggatcgttctctgctatttcagagaaaggttccgttcgctattctccctctatctctctctcttcagtcctccatattccaaactttgccactaaccttctttcagttagtagttttacacattctgcaaactgttctgtgacattttttcctactcactgtatctttcaggaactggaaacggggaaggtgattggcagtggtaaagcacatggtggtatctattatctggagcatgcacctcatccatctcagccatctttatcatgtggacaagctctacgggcagatatgagttccactctttctttgttacatcggtggcaccgtagattgggtcatccctcttttgggatattagagaaactttttcctactttagttaaacattgtcctagggatcagtttttttgtgaagcctgtgagtttggaaaacataaacgctctttttatgcacctattaataaacgaagtgattctccatttatggttatccattctgatgtttggggtccttctcctgttacttctttaaagggctatcgatggtttgttacttttattgattgttattctcgtgccacatgggtgtacttactccagtcaaaaaatgaagtattttcctgcttcaaatcttttcataagatggtgtgcactcaatttgatacacatattaaaattcttcggagtgataatgggactgagtatattgataagatttttcggacatatctagatgataatggtattatttttcagacgacttgcgttgacactccgcaacaaaatggagtcgctgagcgtaaaaatcgtcatcttgctgaggtcgctcgatctcttttgttcactatgaatgttcccaaatattctagctttgataccatgttaaagcatccaactccaaaccaattggcaaagagtggagaggccgcccaggcttatatactagtattggaggagataattaaccaatgtgggacaaatcccaacactcccccgcacgtgcgacccctgactcgcacgtggagaggtaaacaaaggatccggaacacacggaccacaatgaaagaaagtgcaactatggcacagacaaaggggaaaagcctccgaaattctagctttgattaaaaaaaaaaaaaaaaaaaaaagagtctgatagaggtatctttatttcccaacgcaagtatatacttgattttttggaagagacaggcatgttgggctgtagacctacaaattctcctattgaggcgaatcatcatcttagtggagatgtgggggagcgtactgataaagagaggtatcagcgacttgtgggtcgactaatatacttggcccacactcgaccagatattacttatgcagtaggtgttgttagtcagtttatgcatgatcctcgtacttcacatctagatgcagtttatcgtattttgaggtatctaaaatcagctccaggaaaaggaattttgttctctaatcatggccatttgcgattggaggcattcactgatgctgactgggctggttctgtggatgataggcgttctacttctggctattgcactttccttgggggtaatctgattacctggcgaagtaagaagcaatcggtagtcgctaggtctagcgcagaagctgaatatagagctatggctaatggtgtttgtgagctcttgtggctccaaactttgttacttgatttggggtttgctgatagtgttccgatgaaactttactgcgacaataaagctgccattaacattgctcataatcccgttcagcatgacagaacgaagcacatagagattgatcgacacttcatcaaggaaaaattgaacgagggtttgatatgtatgccgtttgtgagatctgaagatcagttagctgatatattcacaaaagggctgggtagcaagagttttcatcctattgtgttcaagttgggcttgattgatatcttcgcaccaacttgagggggagtgttagatgatggatctatttgtatctagtgtaattatatgtcttatcatgtaattagtttaagtatctaggaccgtagtgcaattattatacagcttgtatatatattttctacgttgaatgaaattaactctaatgggttttctccctattatgatTACCCTAAAATTGAACAACAACCATGATAGAAAGGCAGGCATCCTCAAACAAACGAAAGTATATTAAAAAGGAGAGTACCTATTGCCTCCCCTGCCAATAATGGAAGAGCGCAGATTGCGTCATACTTTGATATATGTTCTCAGTTCCCACACAACATGGATTTATCCTCAAATCCGCACGAATCAAATGGCCTGTATAGTTTATATTAACTAATCGAGCCAATAAATTTGAGTTTTGCTATTTCCCACCGATTTGCAATCAATTTAAGGGTCTATAAAACAATGTGAAAATTACACATAATGACTTCAACAATAacttctttgttttattttgccTTATTGAAGGTTCTCAACGCTATGAAAGGGGATCGCAAGTGAAGCATAAGTATAGAaaccaaaggaaaagaaactaaTCAACTCTTGTGCACCCAAGTTGCATTTTGTTCTTACCtaatgaagagagatagataacTGTACGGAAGATTCACAGCACCAAAACCAGATAAGACGGCCATGACAGTCACGCCAATGACACCAATTCTACTAACCAATTGAGGCATTGTGAAAAAACCTGAAAAGTGAAACGTCGATAGAGAAGACTAAAGTTATTAACCTTGAACCAATCGCTCAAGTGAAGTAGAACTCAAGGGGGAAAAAACATAGAAAAAACAGGTAGCTACACAAAACTCGGGCAGAAGAACAAATTGGACTTGCCAAGAAAAACAAGGTGCAAGACCAGGCATAAGATTGTAGAGGGATTGAAAACCTATAAGTCAACTTGTAAATTGTTTGATAATTGAATCCCTTGGGAGTATAGCATTTTGGGATAGAAGCTATAAAAATGCAAGGAGGAAGAGGGCCTTTTCTTTGTTTGCACCGAGATATATGTAGACATAGATACACATTCATCTCTTTGGCATGGCCCGAGTCTAGCAAAAAAGTAGATTCAAACCTTTATCCGGTGAAGGCATTGGAAAATGAATGCCCATGCGCCAAAAACCATATAGAAATGCCAACAAGAATAAGATAGCACCAAGTGCAGCCCGTTCCTTTCTCACACCTGACGTGAAATATAGAGGTTAGATGAATAAAATAAATCTTCAACCATAAATAGAAGGAACGAGGAATAGCCTGAGCATGCAACTTACCATTGTTGCAAAGCATCAAGTAACAGTGATAATAAGGCAACATGAAGACTAGTAACAGAATCAAACAGAATAGATCCACCTTCCAGTTCACCCATCTAGCCCTACAGCCAACAAGGAATACGATGCCATCAGATCAGCATAAAATGCATAAAGCAGGCTTATCAATCCATATACCTCGACATATAAATGAAGTAACATTCACACTAACCACTCTTATAGTTATCCTACAATTCAGTCCGCAATAATTCAGCAAACCTCAACCATGAAGATTGCCAAAACATACCCTGTATAAGCTAACTATCACCTCCAACACTCTTATACGAAGATGGGCAATCT carries:
- the LOC131319984 gene encoding uncharacterized protein LOC131319984: MSEEKKQASASGKDELSRVGTLDNSPLDICPIKLDGTNYLLWSRTFTLAIEAKGMSEFIEGPVTEPTTDVELKTFKSRRSLAMTWLFNSMKADIRSPFLLLNTPYQIWTIATQTYSQQGNDAQCFELRKRLRTMDQHNRSVAVYFADLSGAWQEFDYYQGFQAVCSVDAGAWLKRIEKERVYDFLAGLDVEYDPIRVQVLGRVPFPSLGEAYAIVQQEESRRGAMLQAPTSDRSALVAIPQGQFGSGSGKSQSGTTSGIIDRMSLQCDYCHNTGHTKDFC